In Papaver somniferum cultivar HN1 chromosome 1, ASM357369v1, whole genome shotgun sequence, a genomic segment contains:
- the LOC113312119 gene encoding tRNA (cytosine(34)-C(5))-methyltransferase-like, with protein sequence MCCANLIVTNHEAQHFPSCNLSKNGLDTSEFGIPDISQLLFDRVLCDIPCSGDGTLRKAPDIWRKWSGGMGNGVHRLQVQIAMRGIALLKVGGRMVYSTCSMNPVENEAVVAEILRRCGGSVELLDVSTELPQLVRRPGIKSWKVRDKGVWLASYKDVSKYRRTAIVPSMFPSGQSFDAETVVPSGLDENVVPPSNDNEMENVDSDHVNEPSEILASPTDALEMEDFNPLLSSLSQNLMRSTA encoded by the exons ATGTGTTGTGCCAACTTGATAGTTACCAACCATGAGGCTCAGCACTTTCCAAGCTGCAATTTGAGCAAAAATGGCTTAGACACATCTGAATTTGGAATTCCAGATATCAGTCAACTCTTGTTTGATCGAGTCTTATGTGACATTCCATGCAGTGGAGATGGAACTCTTCGCAAGGCTCCCGACATTTGGAGGAAGTG GAGTGGAGGTATGGGCAACGGAGTGCATCGCCTTCAAGTGCAGATCGCTATGCGTG GCATTGCGTTGCTTAAAGTGGGTGGAAGAATGGTATACTCAACCTGTTCGATGAATCCCGTCGAGAATGAAGCTGTAGTTGCTGAG ATTCTGAGGAGATGCGGGGGATCTGTTGAACTTCTTGATGTTTCTACTGAGCTCCCTCAGTTGGTCCGTCGCCCGGGAATTAAGAGTTGGAAG GTCCGTGATAAGGGTGTATGGTTAGCTTCTTACAAGGATGTGTCTAAGTACCGCAGAACAGCCATTGTGCCAAGCATGTTTCCTTCCGGTCAAAGCTTTGATGCCGAAACAGTGGTTCCTTCAGGGTTAGATGAAAACGTGGTTCCTCCTAGCAATGACAATGAGATGGAGAATGTAGATTCTGATCATGTCAACGAGCCGTCCGAGATCCTTGCGAGTCCAACTGATGCTTTGGAGATGGAG GACTTTAACCCACTCCTTTCTTCTTTAAGCCAAAATTTAATGCGCTCAACTGCTTAA
- the LOC113312128 gene encoding GILT-like protein F37H8.5 has product MASPSPTQFSAALVLLCLLVFSFSTTTSSSKVAVAVAVAPPQVNEHTISKSSVAASVEKVSLTVYYSSQSVRSANFIAYNLMKILENGLIDFVDLKLVPFGKSRLLKNGTILCE; this is encoded by the exons ATGGCTTCCCCTTCTCCTACTCAATTTTCTGCTGCTCTGGTTCTTCTATGTCTTTTGGTTTTCTCATTTTCCACGACTACATCTTCATCTAAagttgcagttgcagttgcagttgcTCCTCCTCAAGTAAATGAGCATACAATCTCAAAATCTTCAGTTGCTGCTTCTGTTGAAAAGGTGTCTTTAACAGTCTACTACAGTTCTCAATCTGTTAGATCTGCAAACTTCATCGCCTACAACCTAATGAAAATTCTCGAAAACGGGCTCATTGATTTTGTTGATCTTAAACTAGTTCCTTTCGGAAAATCTCGTCTATTGAAAAACGGAACAATCCTCTGCGAG TGA
- the LOC113312105 gene encoding tRNA (cytosine(34)-C(5))-methyltransferase-like, whose protein sequence is MENVDSDHVNEQSEILVSPTDALEMEVSDLPLERCMRIVPHDQNTGAFFIAILQKVSPLPAVSSSTKPKETLTNGNHKLPLKVSDEVPRETNSAEPSAISNVESSDGKTEVGATGLNSREVVEEENEKEHTENVNAETDTKKAGGNRRLQNQGKWRGVDPVVFFREDTVLSSIKDFYGISDSFPLNDHLVTRNTDFQSCKRIYYISKSVQDVMKLNFQVGQQLKIISIGLKAFERQTVKEDSASECMYRISSEGLPLLLPYISKQILCASLADFKHLLQYRSIKFQDFVNPQFGEKASSEIKLGCCIVVLQTEDQPTSKPMDASTIAIGCWRGKSSVSVMVPETDCQELLERLSARLGFEMVPVKEKPTVRRGKKDDAEEKLVKEPVEEEAIVG, encoded by the exons ATGGAGAATGTAGATTCTGATCATGTCAACGAGCAGTCCGAGATCCTTGTGAGTCCAACTGATGCTTTGGAG ATGGAGGTTTCAGATCTCCCTCTAGAACGTTGCATGAGGATAGTGCCCCATGATCAGAACACTGGAGCTTTTTTCATTgcaattcttcagaaagtatCCCCTCTTCCTG CGGTTTCAAGTTCCACCAAACCGAAGGAAACTTTAACAAACGGGAATCACAAGTTACCCTTGAAGGTATCAGATGAGGTACCCAGAGAAACTAATAGCGCAGAACCATCCGCTATATCAAATGTGGAATCATCAGATGGAAAAACAGAGGTTGGTGCTACAGGACTTAATTCTCGTGAGGTAGtcgaagaagaaaatgagaaagaacACACAGAGAATGTGAATGCAGAGACGGACACTAAGAAAGCTGGAGGTAACCGGAGGTTGCAAAATCAAGGCAAGTGGAGAGGTGTTGATCCAGTTGTTTTTTTCCGGGAGGACACTGTTCTTAGTAGTATTAAGGATTTCTATGGAATCAGTGATTCATTCCCATTGAATGATCACCTTGTGACGCGAAATACTGATTTCCAGAGTTGTAAGAGAATTTACTACATTTCAAAGTCAGTTCAGGATGTTATGAAGCTGAATTTTCAAGTCGGGCAACAACTGAAGATAATATCTATTGGTCTAAAGGCCTTT GAGCGACAAACAGTAAAAGAAGATAGTGCTTCCGAATGCATGTACCGTATATCGTCTGAAGGATTACCATTACTTCTTCCTTACATCAGCAAGCAAATCCTATGTGCATCCTTGGCGGACTTCAAGCACCTGTTGCAGTACAGGTCTATCAAATTTCAAGATTTTGTCAATCCTCAATTTGGCGAGAAGGCATCATCGGAGATTAAGTTAGGGTGTTGTATTGTTGTACTGCAAACAG AAGATCAACCTACTTCAAAACCTATGGATGCATCGACAATAGCTATTGGTTGTTGGAGAGGGAAGTCCAGTGTAAGTGTAATGGTTCCAGAAACAGACTGCCAAGAACTTCTTGAGAGGCTTTCTGCACGTTTGGGGTTCGAGATGGTTCCGGTGAAAGAAAAACCAACAGTTAGGAGAGGAAAGAAAGATGATGCTGAAGAGAAGCTAGTGAAAGAACCAGTAGAAGAAGAAGCTATAGTTGGTTGA